The window GTCGTCGAGGCGAGGATCAGCTCGGCATCGGCGTTGTAGGAGAAGACGACCGGCTGTCCGACGGGCGCGATCGCCACGGCGACCTGGGAGCGGTCGCGGACCGGTCCCCGGCGGGCAACCGCGGCGAGCCGTTCGGAGAGGGTCATCTCCCGCGCGGGCCGGAAGACCGTCAGCTTTCGGGGCGCCGTCGCCTTCCTGCTGGAGGCGGACTCGGCGGGACCGCCCGAGAACGCCAGCACGGCCACCACCCAGACCGCGCCCCACGAGCGACTGCGTTTACGCTCTCTCGTCGTCACCGGGTCTGATTGTAGGCGACGCCGTCCGTAGAATGCAGCGTGCCGATCCGGGTCGACCTCGCCTCCAGGACCGTGACGCTCTCTCCGGGCGCGCTCCTCGCCCCCACCGCCCGCCGCATCGGGGACGGCCGGGGCGATGCGATGGAGCGGCGCTGGATCGGCCAGGCGGTTCACCGCCGCGTCCTCTCGGACGCGCTCGCCACGATTCCCGGCTACGCGGTGGAGAAAGCCGTCCGCCTCACGTTCCCCGTCGACGGCTTCACGGCGATCCTGGAGGGACGTCTCGACGGCCGCTTCGAGGACGAGGACGGAACGACCGTCGTGGACGAGGTGAAGTCGGTCCACTTCGCCGAGGAGCTGCCGCGCCTGCTCGGGTCGCCGCGCCTGGACCGCTTCGCCAGGCAGCTCCAGTGGTACCTCCTCGCCGTCTCGAGAACGGAGGGCCGCCCCGTCCGAGGGCGCCTCGTCCTCGCCGACATCGAGACGGGCGACACGAGTCTCGTTCCGGTCCCGCTGGACCAGGGCGAGGTCGAGGCGGACCTCGTCGAAAGGGTCCGGGGCGCCCTCGCGGCGTTCTTCGGAGAGCTCGCGCTCGCCGAGGCCAAGGCGGCCGAGGCCGACGACCTCGTCTTTCCGTTCGGCCGTTTCCGCCCCGGGCAGCGCGAGATGATGGCGGCCGTGGCCCGGGCGGTGCGCTCCGGCGAGCAGCTCCTCGTCGAAGCGCCGACGGGCATCGGAAAGACCGCGGCAGCCCTCCTGCCGATGCTCGTGGAGGCGCTGAGGCAGGGCCGCAAGCTCTACGTCCTGACGTCGAAGACGACCCAGCAGGAGATCTTCCGCAAGACTCTGGAGGCGATCGCCTCGTCCTCGGCCCGCTCGGTCCGCCTGCGCGCCAAGGAGAGGATGTGCGCCAACGGCGTCGTCCTCTGCCACGAGGACCACTGCGCGTACGCGAGGGATTACGCCGCCAAGCTCGACGCCTCCGGCCTCCTCGACCGGCTTCTCGCCGTCACGCCCCACCTCGAGCCCGACTTCATCTTCGAGGAATCGCGGGCCGAGGAAGTCTGTCCGTTCGAGGTCTCGCTCGAGCTGGCGGAGCGGGCCGACGTCGTCCTCGGTGACTACAACTACGCGTTCGACCCCGTCGTCGCACTGTCGGGACTGCGCGATCCGGCCTCGCTCGAGGGGGCGCTCCTGCTCGTCGACGAAGTCCACAACCTCGTCGACCGCGGCCGGGCCATCTGGTCTCCGGAGCTCTCCGAGACCGAGGTGCGGCGCCTCTCCGAGGTCATCGGCACGACGAACCCCAGGACCGCGGCGGCGGCGCAGGAGGCGGCAGCGGAGGTCCTCGCCCTCGTCCACGAAGCCGCTTCGGCGCTCGGGCCCTCGAGCGACCCGTGGAACCCGGCCACCGAGCTCGTCCCGCTCGACCTCGACCGGCTCGACGACGTGCGTCTCTCGATGGAGTCTCTCCTCGTCCGCCATCTCGCCGACCTGAGGAACGGGGCCGACCGCGTCCCCGACGACCCGGTCCTCGGCCTCTACTTCCTTTTCGCGGGGTTCCACGACGTGGCCCGGCGGGCCGCGCCGGCGGGCCGCCTCGCCGAGGCGTTCGACCTCATCGCCTCCCGCGGGCCCGGCGGAGCACGCCTCTCGATTCTCTGCAAGGACCCGTCGCGCCTCCTCGCCGAGACGTTCGACGCCGCCTTCGCGACGGTCGGCATGTCGGCGACGCTGAGCCCTCCCGAGTTCTACCGCGACCTCCTCGGCTTCGACCACGACCGGACCTCCGTCCTCCTGCTCCCCTCTCCGTTTCCACGCGAGAACCGCGTCGTCGTCGTCGCGCCACACGTCGACACGACCTGGAAAGGGCGGGCGGCCGCGATGCCAGAGATCGCCCGCGTCGTCGCGGAGATCGCCGACGCCTGTCCCGGGAACGTCCTCGCACTCTTCCCTTCGTATCGCTTCGTCGACGACGCCAGAGCTCTCCTGCCGCCCCTGCCGGGGCACCGCGTCCTGCGCCCGTCGGACCGTTCCACCGAGCTGGAGAGGAACGCCGTTCTCGACGCGCTACGGGAAGACAAGTCGCGGATCCTCCTGCTCGCCGTCTCCGGCGGTCCGTTCGCCGAGGGGGTCGACTACCCCGGCGAGATGCTCCACGGAGTCGTCGTCGTCTCCCCCGCTCTCCCGCAGGTCCGCTTCGAGCAGGAACGCATGCGCCTCTACTTCGAGGAGCGCTACGGCCGCGGCTTCGAGTACGCCTACGTCATCCCGGGAATGACGAGGGTGGTCCAGAGCGCAGGTCGTGTGATCCGGTCGGAGACCGACGTCGGCGTCATCGCTCTCGTCTGCCGCCGTTTCCTGCAGAACCCTTACAGGAAGTTCCTGCCGTCCCACTGGTACGACGAGAGCCCCGCGGAGCTCGCCTGCACAGCGCCGCGCGAGCCGGTCCGCGCTTTCTTCGACAGGGCCTTCGCTCTGCCTGCGGCCGTTTCCCCGGCCGGTGCCCCGCCGCTTCTGCCCGGTGCCGGAAAAGGAAAAGGCCCCGCGCGACGGCGGGGCCGGAAGGTGTCGGAGGAAAACTGAGCTTCAGCGCACGAGGGTGTTGTTGTTGACGATGAAGCGGCGGGTACCGGCCGAGCGGTAGTTCCCCCGCCCGTCGATGACCTCGACGAGGAGGTCGTGCTCCGAGTTGGCGATCTTCGTCGTGTCGAGGTAGAAGCGCCAGCGGGAGTTTCCCCTCTGCGGGTAGTTCGGGTAGATCGCGGAGACGTCGGGGCTCGGGAGCCCGTACTCGGCGTAGTCGCGCCCCGTGACGGCGTCGACCTGCGCGACCCCGTCGATCAGGACACGGACGCGGATGACGCCGTCCAGGTCGAGCGCCCAGCCGAAGACCGGGAAGATGCCGCCGATGAACTCGTAGTTCGACGGGTCGTCCACGTAGCCGAGCGGCGGGGGGTCGAGATTCTGCGTCGCACACTCGAGGTTGACCGGCAGCTCCTTGAGGAGGGTGACGTTGTCCTCCTTGTCGGCAGCCTTGATCTGGAGCATGTGGTTCCCCTCCTTGATCCCCATGTCGGTCAGGAGGTATCCCACGTCGACGGCGAAGAAGAACCCGGCGTTCGCCGACTGCGTGAAGCCGGGGTAGAGGACGTTCAGGTCGGGCCGGTAGAAGCCGTAGCAGTCGACGAGCGCGTTGTTCAGGTTGAACTCGCGCCGGCAGCCGAGCGTTCCGAACGCGCCGCGGGTGTCCTTGAGGACCGCCCCGTCCAGCTCGAGGAAGACGTGCGAGACGCCGCCGCGCTCGGCATAGATCGATGTGTCGAGGGCCCACCCGGTGACGGTCATGATGTACCGGGTGTCCCGGATCTCGCCGCCCGAAGGCCCGCCGGGGAGCCGCAGGCAGTTGCCGAACCACGTCGCCTGCAGGAGCGGGTACTCCACCTCGCCGAACGGCGGGAGGTTGGGCGCGTTGTTGAAGACCTGGAAGCGGCGGGTGGCCAGGAGCCCCTGCTGCCCCTGGTCGTCGGTCGCCTTGACGGTCAGCGTGTGCACGCCGTTCGTCAGCCGCGTCGAGTCGATGAAGATGACGAACCCCGAGCTGGTGGCATCGGGCACGTTCGGGTAGTACGCGGCGACGTCGGGACGGTTCACGCCAATGACGGCCTCGCGCTCGAGGAGTCCGTCGATGAAGACGTCGACGTGCTCCACGCGCCGGTCGTCGAGCGCCCAGCCGGCCACCGCGAGGACCCCGTTGGCGTGGACGGACGAGTCCGGAATCGGGACGTCGAGGACGCCGAACGGCGGCTGGTTCTTCGCGTTGTCGATCCGGATCGTGCGCGGCGCGAGGAAGTAGCAGCAGCCCGTGACGTCGGTGATCCGGACGTAGAGCTTGTGCGACCCGTTCGAGTAGTTCGCCGCGCGGAACGACATCTCGAAGCCGGGGGCCGCGCCGGGCGTCCCCGCATACTGCGGAAAGGCCTGCATGACGTCGGGCCGCGGCAGGTTGACGTTGGCGCCGCCGGCCGGCGTCACGCGGTTCGCCTCGTCTGTTCCATCGACGTAGAGGTCGATGTTCGAGACGAGGTTCCCGTTCAACGCGAACCCGGCCACGCGAACGTAGCCCGAGACGAGCGCCCCTTCCGCCGGGACCTCGATCGTCCCCACGGTCTGTCCGGGACACCCCTCGGTCGGGCAGTCCGCGAACGCGGGTGCTCCGACCGTCAGGAGGACCGCCGCCATCACCGGAAGGACCAGAGCGTTGAGCTTCATCAGTCTTCCTCCCCAGGCCCACGAGGTCTCAGGTTCACGGCTTCCGGCCACCTCGCGGAACAGACCGGGAACCTTGAGAACGTGCGTTCGTTTGCAGCGATTCTAGGAGCGGCCCAAAGCCCTGTCAATGCGGGGGTTCGCGGGATTCTCCGGCGGCCCGGGCGTGAGCGAGCGCCCCCTCGGCCGTCCCCGCCGGGTCGTAGCCCCCCTCGAGAACCGAAACGAGGCGGCCGGAAGCGAAGGTGTCGGCCGCTGCGACGAGAGCCTTCGTCATCCGGGCGAACCCCTTCCCGGACAGCCTCATGCCGCCGAGGGGATCGGAGCGGTGGGCGTCGAAACCGGCGCTGACGAGAACGAGGTCGGGCCGAAAGCGCCTGAGCAGGGCGTCCAGAGACGCCTCAAACCCACCCGCGTACGCGTCGTCGCCGGCACCGGCGCCGACCGGGACGTTCGCCGTCAGGCCGAGCCCCGGGCCGGATCCCGTCTCGTCCCTGCTCCCGGTCCCCGGATAGAAGGGATACCGGTGAACCGAGAGGTACGCGACGCTGCCGTCCTCCCAGAACGTCTCCTGAGTCCCGTTTCCGTGGTGGACGTCGAAGTCGGCCACCAGGACCCTGTCGGCACCGTGGCGCCGCTGGGCGTCCCGCGCCGCCACGGCGACGGCGTTGAAGAAACAGAAGCCCATCGCCTCCGCCGCCCGGGCGTGATGTCCGGGCGGCCGCGTCACGACGAAGCCGCGCCGGGTCGCCCCCGTCATCACGTCGTCGACGGCTGCGAGCAGGAGCCCGACGGTCCGCTCGGAAACGTCGTACGTCGAGCGGGACATCGGGTTGTCCGGGGAATCGAACAGCGTGAAGGGCCGGCCGAGCTCTTCCGGGCCGCGAGAAGCAGCCTCGCGGACCCGCTCGACGTACGCGGGGTCGTGGACGAGCGACAGGGAGCTCCACGTTCGCTCGGGAGACGGGGGCCGCCGCATCCCGAACCCGCCGGTCTCGAGCGCCTTCACGACCGAGACGACCCGCTCTGGCCCCTCTGGATGAAACGCCCCGGTCCCGTGCCGCAGGACGAGCGGGTCGTGGTAGATGCGAAGCGGGTCCGTCACCGGTCTTCGTTATACGACGGGACCCCGGGAAACCCGTGCATTACCATTCGCCCGTGTCGAAGACCGCCGCGAACGCGCTCCGGATCGCCGTCTCCCTGGGGCTGGCGGCTCTTCTGCTCTGGCTCTTCTTCCGCAACCTCGATCTCGCGGAGCTGGCGAAGACTCTGTCGGCCGCCCACCCGGGCTGGCTGGCCCTCGCCCTGGCGATCACCTTGTTCAACTTCCCCTTCCGTTCGTGGCGGTGGACGCGGCTTCTCCACCACGTCCAGCACGTCCCCCAGCGCGAGGCCCTCTCGGCCACGTGCATCGGATTCGCGGCGTCCGTCCTCCTTCCGGCCAGGGCCGGAGAGATCGTCCGGCCGGCGGTCCTCTCCCGGCGGACCGGCCTTCCCTTTGCGCCCGCGCTCGCCTCGATCGCCGTGGAGCGTCTCATCGATCTCGTCGCGGTCGTCTTCCTGTTCGTCGTCTATGCCATCGGCGGCTGGGAGCCGGCCGACCTTCCGGCCGAAGCCCACGGTCGGCTCGAGCTCCTGCGCCGCTCCGCGTTTCTCCTCGGCACGGCAACCCTCGTCGTCTTCGCCGGTCTCGGCCTCCTCGCGGCCAGGCCGCACCTGGCCGACGGGTTCCTCGGTCCGCTCGAGCGTCGGCTCCCGGCCCGGATCGCGACCCGGGTCGTCGCGCTCCTGCGCTCGTTCCTGGGTGGACTCGCGTCGATCCGCACGGGCAGCGACGTGGCCGTCATGAGCTCCTCCACGCTCGTGATGTGGCTCCTGAACGTCCTCCAGTTCTACGCGGTGGCGCGAGCGTTCGAAGTGGTGCTGCCATTCCCGGTGTTCTTCTTCGTCCTGACGTGGGCCGTCCTCGGCCTCGCCGTCCCGACCCCCGGAGGTGTCGGCGGCTACCACGCGGCCGTCGCCTACTCCCTGGCGGGCTTCTACGCCGTGGCGGCCGCGCCCGCGGCCGCCACGGCGCTCGTGACGCACGCCATCGCCTTCGTTCCGGTCACGATCGCGGGCGTCGCGTTCCTCGCCGCCAGCGGTCTGACGTTCCGGCGGCTCGCCGCCGGGCCTGCCGGGACCGGCACGGGCGGGAGTAGTCTCTCCACGTGAAGTGCCCCTTCTGCGACGGCGTCGCCGACAAGGTGGTCGATTCCCGCGAGAGCCGGGAGGGTGAGGTCATTCGCAGGCGCCGCGAGTGCCTCGCCTGCCAGAGGCGCTTCACGTCCTACGAACGGGTCGAGGAGGCGCCGCTCGTCGTCGTGAAGAGCGACGGACGGCGCGAGGAGTTCGACCGCGCGAAGATCCTCAGGGGCCTCCGCAGGGCCTGCGAGAAGCGACCGGTGGAGCCGTCCCGTCTCGAGGCGCTCTGCGACGAGGTGGAAGGCCTCTTCCCGACCCGCGAGCCGCGCGAGCTGAAGACCGGGGAGATCGGGGCCCACCTCATGGACCGCCTCAGGGAGGTGGACCAGGTCGCCTTCGTGAGGTTCGCCTCCGTCTACAGGCGCTTCGAGGACGCGGGCGACTTCGTGGAGGAGGTCGAGACCCTGCTCTCGGACGCGCGCGACGCTTCACGGAGGAGCCGATGACGAAAGGACGCCCCCAGGTCCGGTGGGCTTTCAGCTCCGGAGCGGGTGACCCCGGGGCTCCTCCTCCCCACCTTCCCCCCGTCGACGTCGTCGAGCACGCTCACGGCTGGCGCCTCGTCTTCGAGATCCCGGGGACCGACCCCGCCAGCGTCCGCGTCGACGTCGCGGGGCGCGTCGTCGCCGTTCGCGGCGAGCGGCGACCGACCGAGCGCACGCACGGCACGTTCCTCTGCGTGGAGCGCGCCGCCGGCCCCTTCGAGCGCCTCGTGGAGCTGCCGGACGAGCTCGATCCCGACGGGGCCGCTGCCTCGTACGCAGACGGCCTCCTGACGCTCGAGATCCCCCGCCGCCCGGCGTCGCGGCATCGGACGATCCCGATCCGCCCGGCCCGGAGCGTCGAGAAGAAGTGAACGGGATGCCGGAGGAAACCGCGAACGCCGACGCCGTCCAGATCCCGGACCTTCTCCCGGTCCTCCCGCTGAAGGACGTCGTCCTCTTTCCCTACGTCATCGTCCCCCTGTCCGTCTCGCGGGAGAAGTCGATCGCCGCCGTCGACGCGGCCCTCGCCGAACAGCGGATCCTCCTCCTCCTCGCCCAGAAGGACCCCTCCGTCGAGGACCCCGGCCCGGCCGACCTCTACGAGACGGGGACGGCGGCCGCCGTGATGCGGATGCTCAAGCTCCCCGACGGCCGGATCCGCCTCCTCGTTCAGGGACTCTCGCGGGTCCGGGTCGACGGATACGTCCAGGAGAGCCCGTCGCTCCGGGCCAAGGCGGTGAGGATCCCCGAGCCCGAAGCCGCTCACTCCGCATCGGAAGAGGTCGAGGCGCTCCTGCGCGCCGTGAAGGAGGGCCTCGAGAAGGCCGTGGGCCTGGGCAAGACGATCTCGCCCGAGGTCATGCTCGTCGCCGCGGGCCTCGACGACCCCGCCCGCCTCGCCGACCTCGCCGCCTCGAACCTCGACCTGAAGCTCGACGAGGCGCAGAAGATCCTCGAGACCCTCCCTGGCGTCGAGAGGCTGAAGGCGGTCCTCGAGATCCTGCGGCGCGAGATCCGCGTCCTGACCGTCCAGCAGGAGATCTCGGGGATGGCGCGTGGCGAGATCGACAAGAGCCAGCGCGAGTACTTCCTCAGGCAGCAGCTGAAGGCGATCCAGCAGGAGCTCGGGGTCACCGACGACGTGGCCGAGGAGGTCGAGCAGTACCGCAAGAAGCTCGAAGGCAAGTCGCTCCCGGCCGAGGCGCAGGAAGAGGTCGACAAGCAGCTCAAGCGTCTCGAGCGCAGCAACCCCGACTCGGCCGAGACGGCGATGATCCGGACGTTCCTGGACTGGATCACCGGCCTTCCCTGGGGCGTCTCCTCGCAGGACAACCTCGAGCTCGCCCGCGCGCGGGCCATCCTCGACGAGGACCACTTCGGCCTCGAGAAGCCCAAGGAGCGGATCCTCGAGTTCCTCGCCGTGCGCAAGCTCGCGCCCGAGAGCAAGGGACCGATCCTCTGCTTCGTGGGTCCTCCCGGCGTTGGAAAGACGTCCCTCGGGAAGTCGATCGCACGCTCCCTGGACCGGAAGTTCATCCAGATGTCGCTCGGCGGCGTCCGCGACGAAGCCGAGATCCGCGGACACCGGCGGACGTACGTCGGAGCGCTCCCAGGCCGGATCGTCCAGGGGATCAACCAGGCCGCCACCTCGAACCCCGTCTTCATCCTCGACGAGGTCGACAAGATCGGCGCCGACTTCCGCGGTGACCCGTCGTCGGCCCTCCTCGAGGTCCTCGACCCCGAGCAGAACCGCACCTTCCGCGACCATTACCTCGGCGTCCCTTACGACCTCTCGAAGGTCCTCTTCATAACAACGGCGAACGTTCTCGACACGATCCAGCCGGCGTTCCTCGACCGGATGGAGGTCATCCGGCTCTCGGGGTACACGCTCGAGGAGAAGCTCGCGATCGCCAGGCGGCACCTGGTCCCGAAGCAGCTCAAGGAGAACGGCCTCACGGCGAAGGGGCTCGCGTTTCCCGAGGACGCCCTCCGGACCGTGATCGAGGAATACACCCGGGAGGCGGGCCTCCGGAACCTCGAGAGGGAGATCGGGAGCTGCTGCCGGAAGGTGGCCGTGAGGATCGCGTCGGGCGACGCCCGGGCGGTGAAGATGACGCCGGCCCTCGTGCGCGCGCTTCTGGGCGTCCCGAAGTTCCGCAGCGACGAGGCCCTCTCCCGCAACGAGGTCGGCGCGGCGACCGGCCTCGCCTGGACCGCGGTCGGCGGCGACGTCCTGATCGTCGAGGCCCGCGCCCTGAAGGGAAAGGGACGGCTGCAGCTCACGGGCCAGCTCGGCGACGTCATGAAGGAGTCGGCCCAGGCGGCGCTGACGCTGCTGCGGTCGCGGGCGAAGGAGCTGGGCCTCTCTTCGGGCTTCTTCGAAACCCACGACGTGCACGTCCACGTCCCGGAAGGCGCGATCCCGAAAGACGGCCCGTCCGCCGGCGTCACGATGCTCACGGCGATGGTCTCCGCGTTCACCGGGATGCCGGTGCGGCGCGACGTCGCGATGACGGGAGAGATCACGCTGCGGGGAGAGGTGCTCCCGATCGGCGGCCTCAAGGAAAAGGCGCTCGCCGCCCGCCGGGCCGGCATCTCGACGATCGTCCTCCCCTCCCGCAACGAACGGGACCTCGCCGACATCCCGGAAGACCTTCGCCGCGACCTGCGGTTCGTCTTCGTCGATCGCGCCGAACAGGTTCTCGAGGCGGCACTCGTGAAGCCCCGGAAGGTGCGGGCCTCCGCACCCGCCCGGAGAACCCTCCGCGGAGGAAACCGGCATGAGAACGCTCCCGTCCGAGAACGACCTCCTCCGCCGCTTCGAGAGCCTCTTCGCGACGCGCCGCCGGGACGTGAAGGTGGGCGTCGGCGACGACGCCGCCGTTCTCGCGGCGCCCGCATCCCTCGCCGTCTGCACGGACGCTCTCGTCGAGGGTGAGGACTTCACCTCCGGCACGGACCCGTATCTGGTCGGACGCAAGGCGCTGAACGTCAACCTGTCCGACCTGGCCGCGATGGGAGCGGCTCCGCTCCACGCGCTCCTGACGCTCGGTCTCCCGCGCCAGACCCCGGTGGCCTGGCTCGACGGATTCCTCGACGGGTTCCGGGCGGCCGCCCGCGAGCAGGCCGTCGCCATCGTCGGCGGAGACCTCTCGGCATCCCTCGAGCGTTTCGTCTCGGTCACCGCGCTCGGGCGCGTCCCCCCATCGGGGCCGTTGCGCCGGGCCGGCGGCAACCCGGGCGACGAGCTCTGGGTCTCCGGCACGCTGGGCGCCGCCGCCGCGGGCCTCTCGCTCGTCCTGCGCGGGTATCGCCGCGATCGCGAAGGAAAGGTGACCGCTCCGCGCGGGCGCCGGGTGTCGCCGGCGCGGCGCGACGAGATCGCGCGCCTCCTCCGGCACCTCCTCGACCCTCGCCCGATGGTCGACCTCGGCCGGATGCTCGCGGAAGGAGAGATCGCTTCGGCGGCCATCGACCTCTCCGACGGCCTCGCCCGGGACCTCCACCGCCTCTGCAGGGCGTCGGGGACCGGGGCCTCCGTCGAACGGGAAGTGCTTCCGGTCGACTCCGGCCTCGCGACGCTGCCCGGACTGCCGTCCGACCCTCTCGAGCTGGCACTGTACGGGGGCGAGGACTACGGCCTCCTCTTCGCGGTCCCGCCCCGGCGGGTCGGTGCGATGGCGAGGGTCGCGGCCCGCTTCGCGGTGCGACGGATCGGCCGCCTGGACGCCACGTCGAGAGTCCTCCTCGTGGCGGCCGGCCGCCCTTCCCCGCTGCCGGACCGGGGCTTCGACCACTTCGCCAGGAACGCCGGGTGACGTTTCGGGGCCCTGACCCGCACGGTCGCGACGATCCGGCCCGCGAGCCGGGGGAAACGAGACATCCGGCCGCGCCCCTGCCGTCCGGGACCGGCTGGTTCGGGCGATTCAAGTCACAGTTCCTCGAGATGCTCGGCCGGCACGACGAGCCGGAACGCGTCGCCGCGTCCTTCGCGATCGGGGTCGCCATCGCCTTCACGCCGCTCCTGGGCTTCCACTGGATCATCGCCGTCCTCGTCGCGATCCTCCTGAAGCTCAACAAGCTCGACGTCTTCCTCGGAACGCTCGTCGTCAATCCGCTGACCCTGGGTCCGGTCAGCGCGGTCGCCCTGCCGCTCGGCCGCCTCGTCGTCCGCGCGCGGCAGGAGGCCGTCACGATCATGCCGTGGGGCGACCTGCTGCGGCCCGCCTCGTGGGCGCAGGCCGCGCCCGCGATGAGGACGATCGGGCTCCAGTGGGCGATCGGCATGTTCACCCTGTCGATTTTCTTCGGGGCGCTGACGTACCTCGCCCTCGTGAGGATCCTGCGGAGCCGACGCGCCCGCGTAGCGCTGATCCCTCCCGACTTCGCGGACTGACGTCGCCGGCAGGCGCCGGACGCGAATCGCTTCGCGGTGTTCCCTTTGCCCCGTCGACCGACCGGGTGGCCCGATCACGAGGGCGCATCCCCGGCGAGCGGCCGCTTCAGGGGCCCCCGACGGAGGACGGCGCTTCCATTGCTCGAAACGCCTCGATCCGCTTCCTCAGAGCGAGGTTCCTGGCGGGACGGCCGAACGACCGCTCTATCCCGGACAGCGCCGTGAACGCGTTGCCTCGCGCCAGGGGTGCTCGGACGGCGAGCTCGAGGAGCCGCCCCGCGGGGTCCGGGTTGCGGGGGGCCGCGCGCGTGGCGCGGCCGAGCTCGGCGGCGGCGGCGACGACGTTTCCCCGGGCTTCGTAGCGCTCCGCGAGGAAGAATCGGGCCTCGAGCCAGCCGGGGGCGGCCGCAAGCACGCGGCGCACCTCGGACAGCGCCGCCCTCTCTCGCCCGAGGGCTGACAGGGTCCGTGCCAGGCCGAGGCGCGCGCGGACGTTCCCGTCGTCGGCCCCCAGAGCCTGCCGCCAGGCCGCGAGGGCGTCTTCGAACCGGCCGCGAACGTGGAGCAGTGCCGCGCGCTGAAAGAGGAGCGGCCCGGATTCCGGCTGGCGCCGAAGCCCATCGACGCAGGCCCGCTCCGCCTCCTCGAGCCGCCCCGACTCCTCTTCGGCCTTCGCGAGTCCCTGCCACCCGATCTCGTAGTCCGGCTTGATCGCGAGCGTCCTCTCGTACGCGGCGCGGGCGTCGTCCCACCGGCCCTCCTTGCGGGCCACGCGACCGAGAAGCGCGAAGGCGTCGTAGTAGCGCGGGAAGAGCCCGGCCGCTTTCTCGAGGCTCGCGCGAGCGGAGACCGTCTCGCCCCGGCCCCACGCCAGGTATGCGACGTTGTAGTGGGCGCGCGCCGAGCGGGGGACCTTCTCGACCATCTCTTCGAAGAGCCGTTCGTCGTTTCGAAAGACCTCGTTCCTCTCGACCGTGGCACCCGCGTAGGTCACGAGCACCACTCCGAGCACCGCTGCGCGGAAACCGTCCGAGATCGACGGGAACGCCGCGGCGAGCCCCGCCGCCGCCGCGAGAAGGCCCGCGGACGGAAGGTAGGCGAGTCGATCGGCAAAGATCGTCCCGATGGGAAAGAAGACGTTCGACGTCGGGAGGATCGTCCCGAGGAAGAACGCGATTCCGAGGGACACGAGAGGCTGCCGGCGAAGCGTCGCCAGGCCCAAAGCCGCGAGGCCGAGTACGAAGGCGAGACCGGCGCCCGCGCGCGGGTCGGAAAGGGACGCGACGAGGTCGAGGGCGTGGGCCGAGTGGTCCCCCGAGAGCCCGAGAGGGACGAACGTCTTCGCGACGTACCGCAGGAGGATCCAGAGGCCGTTCGCCGCCCGGATGAGGTGCGGCAATGGCGCGAGCGGGTTGTCGAGCTCGAAGAAGGCCTCCTTCTTCGAGACGAGCCCTCCCATCGCGAAGAGCCGGACGGCCGCGAACGCCGCCAGGGGAACCAGAAGGCCGCACGTCGCCAGGGCCTTCCTCCTGACCCGCGCGACGAGCGGCTCGCCCGCGTCGCGCCGCAGGAGCTCTCCGAGGACGAC is drawn from Holophagales bacterium and contains these coding sequences:
- a CDS encoding tetratricopeptide repeat protein, which produces MRLLPLLSPRAGATALPLHGAARGAASTPTGRLGRRAAVALALLAFLPFLNGLRADFTFDDKAIVRDNPRISSPGRAGEIFTSHYFGGPLSTAKNFRPVVLLTYAVQRWTTGKDPLPFHVVNVVLHVATTLLFAAWVLALGMPRAPSLAAAALFAVVPIHVEAVTGIVGRAELLVASLTFLAALLFRRATDGSRLLPWPYAGALVAFLLAVFTKENAVVLPGVVVLGELLRRDAGEPLVARVRRKALATCGLLVPLAAFAAVRLFAMGGLVSKKEAFFELDNPLAPLPHLIRAANGLWILLRYVAKTFVPLGLSGDHSAHALDLVASLSDPRAGAGLAFVLGLAALGLATLRRQPLVSLGIAFFLGTILPTSNVFFPIGTIFADRLAYLPSAGLLAAAAGLAAAFPSISDGFRAAVLGVVLVTYAGATVERNEVFRNDERLFEEMVEKVPRSARAHYNVAYLAWGRGETVSARASLEKAAGLFPRYYDAFALLGRVARKEGRWDDARAAYERTLAIKPDYEIGWQGLAKAEEESGRLEEAERACVDGLRRQPESGPLLFQRAALLHVRGRFEDALAAWRQALGADDGNVRARLGLARTLSALGRERAALSEVRRVLAAAPGWLEARFFLAERYEARGNVVAAAAELGRATRAAPRNPDPAGRLLELAVRAPLARGNAFTALSGIERSFGRPARNLALRKRIEAFRAMEAPSSVGGP
- the lon gene encoding endopeptidase La, translating into MPEETANADAVQIPDLLPVLPLKDVVLFPYVIVPLSVSREKSIAAVDAALAEQRILLLLAQKDPSVEDPGPADLYETGTAAAVMRMLKLPDGRIRLLVQGLSRVRVDGYVQESPSLRAKAVRIPEPEAAHSASEEVEALLRAVKEGLEKAVGLGKTISPEVMLVAAGLDDPARLADLAASNLDLKLDEAQKILETLPGVERLKAVLEILRREIRVLTVQQEISGMARGEIDKSQREYFLRQQLKAIQQELGVTDDVAEEVEQYRKKLEGKSLPAEAQEEVDKQLKRLERSNPDSAETAMIRTFLDWITGLPWGVSSQDNLELARARAILDEDHFGLEKPKERILEFLAVRKLAPESKGPILCFVGPPGVGKTSLGKSIARSLDRKFIQMSLGGVRDEAEIRGHRRTYVGALPGRIVQGINQAATSNPVFILDEVDKIGADFRGDPSSALLEVLDPEQNRTFRDHYLGVPYDLSKVLFITTANVLDTIQPAFLDRMEVIRLSGYTLEEKLAIARRHLVPKQLKENGLTAKGLAFPEDALRTVIEEYTREAGLRNLEREIGSCCRKVAVRIASGDARAVKMTPALVRALLGVPKFRSDEALSRNEVGAATGLAWTAVGGDVLIVEARALKGKGRLQLTGQLGDVMKESAQAALTLLRSRAKELGLSSGFFETHDVHVHVPEGAIPKDGPSAGVTMLTAMVSAFTGMPVRRDVAMTGEITLRGEVLPIGGLKEKALAARRAGISTIVLPSRNERDLADIPEDLRRDLRFVFVDRAEQVLEAALVKPRKVRASAPARRTLRGGNRHENAPVRERPPPPLREPLRDAPPGREGGRRRRRRRSRGARIPRRLHGRSRRG
- a CDS encoding DUF2062 domain-containing protein; the encoded protein is MTFRGPDPHGRDDPAREPGETRHPAAPLPSGTGWFGRFKSQFLEMLGRHDEPERVAASFAIGVAIAFTPLLGFHWIIAVLVAILLKLNKLDVFLGTLVVNPLTLGPVSAVALPLGRLVVRARQEAVTIMPWGDLLRPASWAQAAPAMRTIGLQWAIGMFTLSIFFGALTYLALVRILRSRRARVALIPPDFAD